From Xanthomonas sp. 10-10:
TGAATGGGGGTGTTGCAGTGGGCCACGCGCAATCGATTAACAAAAATTACAGATCTGCATAGAGATATGACGCGCGGTGACACACGCCGCTGGCCGGACGCGGCAGAGCGCGCGTCGGACTTGTGCGGCCAACCGGGTGGCGCTCCAGCGCGGTGCGGCCAACCCATGTTGTGGATGCCACGCGGGCGCGCCAGTCCGTTGTGTCGCCGCGCTCGGGGCAGCCCGGTAGGCACCAGCGCACTTACAATGGCGCCCATGGATATCTTCAAAGTCTTTACGCTCGAAGCCGCGCATCGGCTTCCCAATGTGCCGCCCGGCCACAAGTGCGCCCGGCTGCACGGGCACTCGTTCCGGGTCGAGCTGCATGTCAGCGGCGAACCCGGTGACCAGACCGGCTGGATCATGGATTTCGGCGACATCAAGGCCGCCTTCCAACCGATCTACGACCGCCTGGACCACCACTACCTCAATGACATCGAGGGGCTGGAGAACCCGACCAGCGAGCGGCTGGCGATCTGGATCTGGCAGCAGCTCAAACCGGCGCTGCCGCAGTTGAGCGAGATCGTGGTGCACGAAACCTGCACTTCCGGCTGCCGCTATCGCGGCTGATCGCGTGCGCAATGATCCACCCGAAGCCGCCTGCCGGGCGGCTTCGTCGTTTCTGACGCATCGTCAACCGCTTGAATTCAAATGGATTTGAACAAAGTTTGGGGAAGCTTCAGGAAACTTGTTGCATCGCACCAATATCCGCGTATGCTGCATCGCAACAAACGGTCACGGCTTTCCCCAAGGGGTTCGCAATGTCGGCGCAGTTCGATAACAGCTTCACCAGTCAGTTCGCCTCTGCCGCAGCACGTGCCAACCAGTTGGCATTGGACACGCTGGAGCAGAACGTCAACGCAACCACCACGTTCTTCGGTGAGTTTGCGCAGGCACGCGACCTGGGTGCCTACCAGACGCTCTGGCCGAAAGGCCTGCAACTGGCCCGCGACAACCTGGAACGCCTGGCTTCGGCCAATCAGGAAGTGGTCGGGATGGGATTGAAGATGTCCAGCGAGCTTGGGCAGTTCGCCAAGCAGCAGTTCGATAACGGCAGCGAGCAGGCCGGCGCAACAGGCAGGACACGGCGCAAGTAACGGCCACCAAAATTCAGCGTCTTTGCATGGGTCCCTCCCCCCGTGCAATCCGGCCCGACAGATCCCTCCCTCTGTCGGGCTTTTTTATTGTGCGTTTGCCGGGCGGCCCATCGCCGCGGCTTGCGCGCGGCGATGGGCACTGGCGCGGTTGCAGCCGGCGCGGCTAGATCGGTAGCCGCAGCTCCTGCGCCTGGCTGGCGGCATCGGCGCCCGGGCGCCAACGGATCCGCCCCCAGCACGGCATCCCCAGCCGCTGATGCAGCATCTGGATGTTCGCTTCAACGCGCTCCATCTGCGGGTCCACCTCGTTGGCGATCCAGCCGATGCACTCCAGCCCGTCGGCGGCGATGGCGGCGGCGGTCAGGCGCGCGTGGCTGATGCAGCCCAGCCGCACGCCGACTACCAGCACCACCGGCAATTGCAGCGCGCGGACCAGATCGGCCTGGTCCAGATCGGCACTGAGCGGCGCGGCCCAGCCACCGACACCTTCGACCACCACCACATCGGCCTGACGACGCAATTGCGCGAAGGCGCGGGCGATCGGGTCCAGCGACAGGGTGACGCCGACATCGGCCGCAGCCAGCTCCGGTGCCAGCGGTGCGGGCAAGGCGTAGGGGTTGAGGGTGGCGTAGTCCGGCTGCGGGTCGCTGGCCGCCTGCAGCGCCAGCGCGTCTTCATTGCGCCAGCCATCGGGCGTCTGTTCGCAGCCACTGGCGACCGGCTTCATCCCCACGGCGGTGCGCCCGCGCGCGCGTAGCGCGTGCAGCAGCGCGGTGCTGCCCATGGTCTTGCCGATGCCGGTGTCGGTGCCGGTGACATACAACGCCGGATGCTGCATGCGTTCGATCCTGCGGCCGCGCCGCCATTGCCGAGAGGGGGCGCAGCATAACGCGCGGATCCGGACGCGCGGCTGAGTCGCAATGCCGCTGCGGATGGCCGCTGCTAAACTTCGGCCATGTTCGCCACCTCATCGCTGACCGGCAGCAAGCCGGAACAATACGCCCAGCTCACCGCCCAGGCCCAGGCCCTGGTGCACGGCGAGCCGGACCGGATCGCCAATGCCGCCAACCTGGCCGCACTGATCTTCAACTCGCTACCGTCGCTCAACTGGGCCGGCTTCTATTTCTACGACGGCCGCGAGCTGGTGGTGGGGCCGTTCCAGGGCTTGCCGGCCTGCGTGCGCATTCCGCTGGACAAGGGCGTGTGCGGTGCGGCCGCCAGCACCCGGCAAAGCCAGCGTATTGCCGACGTCGACGCGTTTCCCGGGCATATCGCCTGCGATTCGGCGTCGCGCTCGGAACTGGTGATCCCGCTGGTCAACGGCGATACGTTGATCGGCGTGTTGGATCTGGACAGCCCGGAGCTGGATCGCTTCGATGCGGACGACCAGCGCGGCCTGGAAGCCATCGCGCAGGTTTTTGTCGGCGCGCTGACGTGACCACCGAACGGCTGCGCAACATCGGCCCGAAAAGTGCGGCGTGGCTGCGCCAGGTCGGCCTGCGCACGCAGCAGGATCTGCAGGCGGTGGGCGCGGTGGGCGCATTCGTCAAGGTGCGCCGGGCCGGTTTCAAGCCCAGCCTCAACCTGCTGTACTCGCTGGAAGGCGCCTTGACCGACTGCCACTGGCAGGACGTGCCCGAAGCGCGCCGGCATGCCTTGCTGGCCGAATACGAGGCGGCCAGTGCGCTGTTGCCGGTACGCGGCCGCGCGGTCGCCGGGCCGGTGGAAACCGTGCACTACGCACGGGCAGACAACGACGATACGCATGGCGACATGGGCGAAG
This genomic window contains:
- a CDS encoding TfoX/Sxy family protein yields the protein MTTERLRNIGPKSAAWLRQVGLRTQQDLQAVGAVGAFVKVRRAGFKPSLNLLYSLEGALTDCHWQDVPEARRHALLAEYEAASALLPVRGRAVAGPVETVHYARADNDDTHGDMGEADDDAVDLSQTRED
- the bioD gene encoding dethiobiotin synthase, translating into MQHPALYVTGTDTGIGKTMGSTALLHALRARGRTAVGMKPVASGCEQTPDGWRNEDALALQAASDPQPDYATLNPYALPAPLAPELAAADVGVTLSLDPIARAFAQLRRQADVVVVEGVGGWAAPLSADLDQADLVRALQLPVVLVVGVRLGCISHARLTAAAIAADGLECIGWIANEVDPQMERVEANIQMLHQRLGMPCWGRIRWRPGADAASQAQELRLPI
- a CDS encoding GAF domain-containing protein, coding for MFATSSLTGSKPEQYAQLTAQAQALVHGEPDRIANAANLAALIFNSLPSLNWAGFYFYDGRELVVGPFQGLPACVRIPLDKGVCGAAASTRQSQRIADVDAFPGHIACDSASRSELVIPLVNGDTLIGVLDLDSPELDRFDADDQRGLEAIAQVFVGALT
- the queD gene encoding 6-carboxytetrahydropterin synthase QueD, with the protein product MDIFKVFTLEAAHRLPNVPPGHKCARLHGHSFRVELHVSGEPGDQTGWIMDFGDIKAAFQPIYDRLDHHYLNDIEGLENPTSERLAIWIWQQLKPALPQLSEIVVHETCTSGCRYRG
- a CDS encoding phasin family protein encodes the protein MSAQFDNSFTSQFASAAARANQLALDTLEQNVNATTTFFGEFAQARDLGAYQTLWPKGLQLARDNLERLASANQEVVGMGLKMSSELGQFAKQQFDNGSEQAGATGRTRRK